From Penicillium psychrofluorescens genome assembly, chromosome: 1, one genomic window encodes:
- a CDS encoding uncharacterized protein (ID:PFLUO_000859-T1.cds;~source:funannotate) produces the protein MRPEVEQELAHTLLVELLAYQFASPVRWIETQDVILAEQRTERIVEIGPADTLGGMARRTLASKYEAYDAATSVQRQILCYNKDAKEIYYDVDPIEEEPEAPAAQPAGTPASAAGAPAAGAPAAAPPPSAGPAAAVEDVPVTAVDVLRTLVAQKLKKSLADVPLSKAIKDLVGGKSTLQNEILGDLGKEFGSTPEKPEDTPLDELGAAMQATFNGQLGKQSSSLIARMVSSKMPGGFNITAVRKYLETRWGLQSGRQDGVLLLAITMEPASRLGSEADAKAYLDDVTNKYAASAGINLSAPTAGSDGGAGGGGMLMDPAAIDALTKDQRALFKQQLEVIARYLKMDLRAGDKAFITSQETQKALQAQLDLWQAEHGDFYASGIEPSFDPLKARVYDSSWNWARQDALSMYYDIIFGRLQVVDREIVSQCIRIMNRSNPLLLDFMQYHIDNCPTNRGETYQLAKELGQQLIENCREVMEVAPVYKDVAIPTGPQTTIDARGNIGYKEAPRASARKLEHYVKQMAEGGPISEYSNRTKVQNDLKNVYKLIRKQHRLSTASQLEFNALYKDVLRALSMNENQIMPQENGHAKKPGRNGIKRNAARTGKVETIPFLHLKKKSEHGWDYNKKLTGIYLDVMETAARAGLSFQGKNVLMTGAGAGSIGAEVLQGLISGGAKVVVTTSRYSREVTEYYQAMYARYGARGSQLVVVPFNQGSQQDVVALVDYIYDTKKGLGWDLDFVVPFAAIPENGREIDSIDSKSELAHRIMLTNLLRLLGSIKSQKQTHGFETRPAQVILPLSPNHGTFGNDGLYSESKLALETLFNRWYSENWSNYLTICGAVIGWTRGTGLMSGNNMVAEGVEKLGVRTFSQQEMAFNLLGLMSPAIVNLCQLDPVWADLNGGLQFIPDLKGLMTKLRTDIMETSDVRQAVIKETAIEHKVINGEDSEALYKKVVAEPRANIKFEFPQLPDWEKEVKPLSESLKGMVNLDKVVVVTGFSEVGPWGNSRTRWEMEAHGKFSLEGCVEMAWIMGLIKHHNGPLKGKAYSGWVDAKTGDPVDDKDVKPKYEKYILEHTGIRLIEPELFKGYDPKQKQLLQEIVIQEDLDPFEASKETAEEFKREHGEKVEIFEIPDSGEFTVRLRKGATLLIPKALQFDRLVAGQVPTGWDAKRYGIPEDIIEQVDPVTLFVLVCTAEAMLSAGITDPYEFYKYVHLSEVGNCIGSGIGGTHALRGMYKDRYLDKPLQKDILQESFINTMSAWVNMLLLSSTGPIKTPVGACATAVESVDIGYETIVEGKARVCFVGGFDDFQEEGSYEFANMKATSNAEDEFAHGRTPQEMSRPTTTTRAGFMESQGCGMQLIMSAQLALDMGVPIHGIIALTTTATDKIGRSVPAPGQGVLTTARENPGKFPSPLLDLKYRRRQLDLRKKQIKEWQESELLYLQEEVEAAKSQAGESFNESEYMHERAQHIEREAVRQEKDAQFSLGNNFWKQDSRIAPLRGAMATWGLTVDDIGVASFHGTSTVANDKNESDVICQQMKHLGRKKGNAVLGIFQKYLTGHPKGAAGAWMFNGCLQVLESGLVPGNRNADNVDKVMEKFDYIVYPSRSIQTDGIKAFSVTSFGFGQKGAQVIGIHPRYLYATLDQAQYEAYKTKVEARQKKAYRFFHNGLINNSIFVPKSKAPYEDNIQSKVFLNPDYRVSVDKKTAELKYSATPPKMENPSEESTRQMVESLTKANASPNSKIGVDVESIQSINIENETFVERNFTPSEQEYCRKAPSPQASFAGRWSAKEAVFKSLGVSSKGAGAALQEIEIGSDANGAPVVNLHGAAAAAAKQAGVKRVSVSISHSDTQAVAVAVSQL, from the exons ATGCGTCCTGAAGTCGAGCAAGAGCTGGCTCACACcttgctggtggagctgcTCGCCTACCAATTTGCCTCGCCCGTCAGATGGATCGAGACACAAGATGTGatcctcgccgagcagcgCACCGAGCGCATCGTCGAAATCGGTCCCGCAGATACCCTGGGTGGAATGGCACGGAGAACCCTAGCGTCCAAGTATGAGGCCTACGATGCAGCCACTTCGGTGCAACGCCAAATTCTCTGCTACAACAAAGACGCCAAGGAGATCTACTACGATGTCGACCCGATTGAAGAAGAGCCCGAAGCCCCTGCGGCACAGCCGGCCGGTACCCCGGCCTCAGCTGCAGGAGCGCCCGCAGCAGGCGCTCCTGCAGCTGCCCCACCTCCCAGTGCCGGGCCCGCGGCGGCTGTGGAAGATGTGCCGGTGACGGCAGTCGATGTGCTGCGCACACTAGTAGCACAGAAGCTAAAGAAGAGCCTCGCGGATGTACCGCTGTCAAAGGCCATCAAAGATCTAGTTGGAG GTAAATCCACATTACAAAACGAAATTCTGGGAGACCTGGGTAAAGAGTTTGGCTCCACACCAGAGAAGCCCGAAGACACACcgctggatgagctgggtGCCGCGATGCAGGCCACTTTCAATGGCCAATTGGGCAAACAGTCGTCTTCCCTCATTGCGCGCATGGTCTCGTCGAAGATGCCCGGTGGGTTCAACATCACCGCCGTTCGGAAATACCTAGAAACCCGATGGGGCCTGCAATCCGGCCGTCAAGATGGAGTGTTGCTGCTCGCCATCACGATGGAGCCCGCCTCCCGTCTCGGATCGGAGGCCGATGCCAAGGCCTACCTCGACGATGTCACCAACAAGTATGCCGCCAGTGCTGGGATTAATCTCTCCGCCCCAACCGCTGgcagtgatggtggtgccgggggtggtggtatgCTCATGGACCCCGCAGCCATTGACGCCTTGACCAAGGACCAGCGGGCTCTGTTCAAACAGCAGCTCGAAGTCATTGCCCGTTATCTAAAGATGGATCTCCGCGCAGGAGACAAGGCCTTCATCACCTCCCAAGAAACTCAAAAGGCActgcaggcccagctggACCTGTGGCAGGCGGAGCACGGCGATTTCTATGCCTCCGGCATTGAGCCCTCGTTTGACCCACTCAAGGCCCGTGTTTACGATTCCTCGTGGAACTGGGCTCGCCAGGATGCCTTGAGCATGTACTACGATATCATCTTTGGCCGGCTGCAGGTAGTGGACCGCGAGATTGTCAGCCAATGTATTCGCATCATGAACCGCTCCaaccctcttctccttgacTTCATGCAATATCACATTGATAACTGTCCGACCAACCGGGGCGAGACCTACCAGCTGGCCAAGGAATTGGGCCAGCAGCTCATCGAGAATTGTCGAGAGGTGATGGAAGTGGCTCCCGTGTACAAGGATGTCGCCATTCCCACTGGTCCTCAGACTACCATCGATGCTCGAGGAAATATTGGCTATAAAGAGGCTCCTCGCGCTAGTGCGCGTAAGCTGGAGCACTATGTCAAGCAAATGGCGGAGGGAGGTCCGATATCCGAATACAGCAACCGCACCAAGGTCCAGAACGATCTGAAGAACGTTTACAAGCTGATCCGCAAGCAACACCGCCTCTCCACGGCCTCACAGCTTGAGTTCAATGCCTTGTATAAGGATGTTCTGCGCGCGCTCAGCATGAATGAGAACCAGATCATGCCCCAGGAGAATGGACATGCCAAGAAGCCTGGCCGCAACGGCATCAAGCGTAATGCGGCACGCACAGGCAAGGTGGAGACGATTCCCTTCTTGCacttgaagaagaagagtgagcACGGCTGGGATTACAACAAGAAGCTTACCGGCATCTATCTAGATGTGATGGAGACGGCCGCTCGCGCTGGCCTCAGTTTTCAAGGCAAGAACGTTCTGATGACCGGTGCCGGTGCAGGCTCTATTGGCGCCGAGGTTCTGCAGGGTCTGATCAGTGGTGGTGCCAAGGTCGTCGTCACTACAAGCCGATATTCGCGTGAAGTGACCGAATACTACCAGGCCATGTACGCTCGCTACGGTGCCCGCGGTTCCCAGCTGGTCGTCGTGCCCTTCAATCAGGGCAGTCAGCAGGATGTAGTGGCTTTGGTCGACTACATCTACGACACCAAGAAGGGTCTTGGTTGGGACTTGGACTTTGTCGTTCCCTTCGCCGCCATTCCCGAGAACGGCCGTGAGATTGACTCGATCGATTCCAAATCCGAGCTGGCCCACCGGATCATGTTGACCAACCTGCTCCGTCTATTGGGCTCGATCAAGAGTCAGAAGCAGACTCACGGCTTCGAGACTCGTCCTGCCCAGGTCATCCTGCCCTTGTCTCCTAACCACGGTACCTTTGGTAACGACGGCCTTTACTCCGAGTCCAAGCTTGCCCTGGAGACTCTCTTCAACCGCTGGTACTCTGAGAATTGGAGCAACTACCTCACCATCTGTGGTGCCGTTATCGGCTGGACTCGTGGAACTGGTCTGATGAGCGGTAACAACATGGTCGCGGAAGGTGTCGAGAAGCTGGGTGTTCGCACGTTCTCTCAGCAGGAGATGGCTTTTAACCTTCTTGGTCTGATGTCACCCGCCATCGTTAACCTCTGCCAGCTTGACCCAGTTTGGGCCGATCTCAATGGCGGCCTTCAGTTCATTCCGGACCTCAAAGGCTTAATGACCAAGCTCCGGACCGACATCATGGAAACCAGTGATGTCCGCCAGGCCGTCATCAAGGAGACCGCCATCGAGCACAAGGTCATCAACGGCGAGGACAGTGAAGCTCTGTATAAGAAGGTCGTTGCAGAGCCTCGCGCCAACATCAAGTTCGAATTCCCTCAACTTCCTGattgggagaaggaagtgAAGCCCCTCAGCGAATCGCTCAAAGGCATGGTCAATTTGGACAAGGTGGTCGTCGTCACCGGTTTCTCCGAGGTCGGCCCCTGGGGTAACTCCCGGACTCgatgggagatggaggcccACGGCAAATTCTCGCTTGAAGGCTGCGTTGAGATGGCGTGGATCATGGGCTTGATCAAGCACCACAACGGTCCACTCAAGGGCAAGGCCTACTCTGGGTGGGTCGATGCCAAGACTGGTGATCCCGTTGATGACAAGGACGTCAAGCCGAAGTACGAGAAATACATTCTGGAGCACACTGGAATTCGTTTGATTGAGCCGGAGCTGTTCAAGGGCTACGAtccgaagcagaagcagctgctccaggagaTTGTCATTCAAGAGGACCTGGATCCCTTCGAGGCCTCCAAGGAAACGGCAGAGGAGTTCAAGCGCGAACATGgggagaaggtcgagatcttcgagatccCCGACTCTGGCGAATTCACTGTCCGTCTTCGCAAGGGCGCCACACTTCTGATCCCCAAGGCACTTCAATTCGATCGCCTCGTTGCCGGTCAGGTGCCCACAGGCTGGGATGCCAAACGGTACGGTATCCCCGAAGATATCATTGAGCAGGTGGATCCTGTCACCTTGTTCGTCCTGGTCTGCACTGCCGAGGCCATGCTTTCTGCCGGTATTACTGATCCGTACGAGTTCTACAAGTACGTCCATCTCTCCGAGGTCGGCAACTGCATTGGTTCGGGTATTGGAGGTACGCACGCTTTGCGTGGCATGTACAAGGACCGCTACTTGGACAAGCCTCTGCAGAAGGATATTCTGCAGGAGTCCTTCATTAACACCATGAGTGCCTGGGTCAACATGCTGCTCCTGTCCTCCACCGGTCCAATCAAGACCCCAGTTGGTGCGTGTGCCACGGCTGTGGAGTCCGTCGACATCGGTTATGAAACCATTGTTGAAGGTAAAGCCCGTGTGTGCTTTGTTGGTGGCTTTGATGACTTCCAGGAGGAGGGCTCGTATGAGTTCGCCAACATGAAGGCCACCAGCAACGCTGAAGATGAGTTCGCCCACGGCCGCACTCCCCAGGAGATGTCGCGGCCGACTACCACAACACGTGCTGGCTTCATGGAGTCGCAAGGCTGCGGCATGCAGCTTATCATGAGCGCtcagctcgccctcgacaTGGGTGTACCCATCCATGGTATCATCGCCTTGACGACGACCGCCACTGACAAGATTGGCCGATCCGTTCCTGCTCCGGGTCAAGGTGTCCTCACCACCGCTCGTGAGAACCCGGGCAAGTTCCCATCGCCCCTGCTAGATCTCAAGTACCGTCGCCGCCAGTTGgatctgcgcaagaagcagatAAAGGAATGGCAAGAATCCGAGCTCCTGTACCTGcaggaagaggtggaagcCGCGAAATCTCAGGCCGGCGAGTCCTTCAACGAGTCGGAGTACATGCATGAGCGCGCTCAGCACATCGAGCGTGAGGCTGTTCGCCAGGAGAAGGATGCCCAGTTCAGCCTCGGCAATAACTTCTGGAAGCAGGACTCACGCATTGCTCCTCTGCGCGGAGCTATGGCCACCTGGGGCCTCACGGTTGATGATATCGGTGTCGCCTCCTTCCACGGTACTTCGACTGTTGCCAACGACAAGAACGAATCCGACGTGATTTGCCAGCAGATGAAGCACCTTGGCCGCAAGAAGGGCAATGCCGTGCTGGGTATCTTCCAGAAGTACCTCACCGGACACCCTAAGGGTGCTGCCGGTGCCTGGATGTTCAACGGTTGCTTGCAGGTTCTGGAAAGTGGTCTGGTTCCTGGCAACCGCAACGCTGATAATGTGGATAAGGTCATGGAGAAATTCGATTACATCGTATATcccagccgcagcatccaGACCGACGGCATCAAGGCCTTCTCCGTTACCTCCTTCGGTTTCGGACAGAAGGGTGCTCAGGTCATTGGTATCCACCCCAGGTATCTGTACGCCACTCTTGACCAGGCTCAGTACGAGGCCTACAAGACCAAGGTGGAAGCTCGCCAGAAGAAGGCATACCGCTTCTTCCACAACGGCCTGATCAACAACAGCATCTTCGTTCCCAAGAGCAAGGCGCCCTACGAGGACAACATCCAGAGCAAGGTCTTCTTGAACCCAGACTACCGCGTGTCGGTGGATAAGAAAACCGCCGAGCTCAAGTACTCGGCCACGCCCCCCAAGATGGAGAACCCGAGCGAAGAGAGCACCCGGCAGATGGTCGAATCCCTGACCAAGGCCAACGCCTCGCCGAACTCGAAGATTGGTGTGGACGTGGAGAGCATCCAGTCCATCAACATCGAGAACGAGACCTTCGTGGAGCGGAATTTCACACCGAGCGAGCAGGAATACTGTCGTAAGGCGCCTTCCCCCCAGGCTTCGTTCGCGGGCCGATGGAGTGCCAAGGAGGCAGTCTTCAAGTCGCTGGGCGTGAGCAGCAAgggtgctggagctgcacTCCAGGAGATTGAGATTGGAAGCGACGCCAATGGCGCCCCCGTGGTCAAT CTCCATGgtgctgctgccgctgccgccaaACAGGCGGGCGTGAAGCGGGTCAGCGTCAGCATCAGCCACAGCGATACGCAGGCTGTTGCCGTGGCGGTCTCGCAGCTTTGA
- a CDS encoding uncharacterized protein (ID:PFLUO_000863-T1.cds;~source:funannotate): protein MAAPRLFRPAARLLSSRLASSSLRPALPHSACAHSILRSRGYATESGVKEVTVRDALNEALAEELESNQKTFILGEEVAQYNGAYKVTRGLLDRFGPKRVIDTPITEAGFCGLAVGAALAGLHPICEFMTFNFAMQAIDQIINSAAKTHYMSGGIQPCNITFRGPNGFAAGVAAQHSQDYSAWYGSIPGLKVVSPWSSEDAKGLLKAAIRDPNPVVVLENELMYGLSFPMSEAAQKSDFVLPIGKAKVERPGKDLTIVSISRCVGQSLAAATQLKQKYGVEAEVINLRSVKPLDVETIIASLKKTGRLMVVESSYPMFGLSSEILALSMEYGFDYLTAPAVRVTGAEVPTPYAAGLENLAFPQEDTVVGQAAKLLRL, encoded by the exons atggctgctccCCGGCTTTTccgcccagcagctcgccTGCTTTCGTCGCGCCTtgcttcctcctctctccgccCGGCCCTGCCTCACTCCGCCTGCGCCCATTCGATTCTGCGCTCCCGGGGATATGCGACCGAGAGCGGTGTCAAGGAGGTCACCGTCCGTGATGCGCTGAACGAGGCcctggcggaggagttggagagcAACCAGAAGACCTTCATTCTGGGTGAGGAGGTCGCACAGTACAACGGAGC GTACAAGGTGACGCGAGGACTTCTGGACCGCTTCGGACCCAAGCGGGTGATTGATACCCCCATCACGGAGGCTGGTTTCTGTGGTCTGGCTGTCGGAGCTGCCCTGGCTGGTCTACACCCGATT TGCGAGTTCATGACCTTCAACTTTGCCATGCAGGCCATTGACCAGATTATTAACTCGGCCGCGAAGACCCACTACATGTCCGGTGGCATCCAGCCCTGCAACATCACTTTCCGCGGCCCCAATGGGTTTGCCGCCGGTGTGGCCGCCCAGCACTCGCAGGATTACTCGGCCTGGTACGGCAGCATCCCGGGATTGAAGGTGGTGTCCCCATGGAGCTCGGAGGATGCTAAGGGTCTGCTGAAGGCTGCCATTCGGGACCCCAACCCGGTCGTGGTGCTGGAGAACGA GCTTATGTACGGCCTGTCTTTCCCGATGAGCGAGGCCGCCCAGAAGAGCGACTTTGTCCTGCCcatcggcaaggccaaggttGAGCGCCCCGGCAAGGACCTGACCATTGTTTCCATCTCCCGCTGTGTCGGCCAGTCTCTGGCTGCCGCCACTCAGCTCAAGCAAAAGTACGGtgtcgaggcggaggtgatCAATCTGCGCTCCGTCAAGCCTCTGGATGTCGAGaccatcatcgcctcgcTCAAGAAGACCGGCCGCCTAATGGTTGTCGAGTCGAGCTACCCCATGTTCGGCCTTTCGTCCGAGATTTTGGCGCTGTCAATGGAGTACGGCTTCGACTACCTGACCGCCCCGGCCGTCCGGGTCACTGGTGCTGAGGTGCCCACCCCGTACGCCGCCGGTCTGGAGAACTTGGCCTTCCCCCAGGAGGACACTGTTGTCGGTCAGGCCGCGAAGCTGCTGCGGTTGTAA
- a CDS encoding uncharacterized protein (ID:PFLUO_000862-T1.cds;~source:funannotate): MPPRGFTNPAPKTESARSALSSFTCTLCNKSYSRHPEYEAHISSYDHQHRKRLQDLKQLSRDPNAAEKARRAERKADADAGLRVIDKPGDTAASTDGKPAGGGRGAGGFKKGGFKSSFATVKGTAAPASVTRKNVLGDDGDEDDSTELAKDQLTSSKPAADSNLTGDAESDTDEDYYDPRWPTDCFAGCASMRTAEAAR; encoded by the exons ATGCCCCCA AGAGGCTTCACGAACCCTGCCCCTAAG ACCGAGTCCGCGCGCTCGGCGCTCAGCTCCTTCACCTGCACCCTCTGTAACAAATCCTACTCGCGCCACCCAGAATATGAAGCGCATATTTCCTCCTAcgaccaccagcaccgcAAGCGCCTGCAGGACCTGAAGCAGCTCTCGCGCGACCCCaacgccgccgagaaggccCGTCGAGCGGAGCGCAaggccgacgccgacgccggGCTGCGAGTCATTGATAAACCCGGGGATACTGCGGCGTCAACCGATGGGAAACccgctggtggtggtagaGGAGCTGGTGGCTTCAAGAAGGGGGGCTTCAAGAGCTCGTTCGCAACTGTCAAGGGCACCGCGGCCCCTGCGTCTGTCACGAGGAAGAACGTACTCGGTGACGAcggagatgaggatgactcAACGGAACTAGCAAAGGACCAATTGACCTCATCTAAACCTGCGGCGGATTCCAATCTCACTGGTGATGCGGAGAGTGATACCGACGAAGATTACTACGATCCTCGATGGCCAACGGACTGTTTCGCTGGATGTGCAAGCATGCGGACAGCCGAAGCGGCGCGGTGA
- a CDS encoding uncharacterized protein (ID:PFLUO_000861-T1.cds;~source:funannotate), with protein sequence MDVKKLSTDDGDARSLFSMQELDPSPVDDLSPNLESGGYFPETSPGPGFAVSKLGLRGNRWDTWLSALQRYSTYPPTAFSVLHFVNTSLIPLATRSVPASESYLLLTRPVYQAPGLEHLMLTIPILTHIASGIALRNIRASRRARLYGAETRAQRHLLSFWPRVSVQARTGYFLAPLIGLHVLVNRATPLMVEGGSSGIGLGYVAHGFARSPVFWNLFYLFFVTAGVWHFVGGWATWMGWKVTTARRERGSNEGSLEGYLGHSDNPERAKRRRKMWWMVNGIAALGASLWLAGALGIVGRAGDGAGWEAKGWNEMYSQVPVIGDWL encoded by the exons ATGGATGTCAAGAAGCTCTCCACcgacgacggcgatgcgcggtccctcttctccatgcAGGAACTGGATCCTTCGCCCGTCGACGACCTGAGCCCGAACCTGGAGAGCGGCGGGTATTTCCCAGAAACCTCCCCCGGGCCAGGATTTGCTGTCTCCAAGCTCGGCCTGCGAGGAAATCGGTGGGATACCTGGT TATCGGCCCTCCAGAGATACTCTACATACCCTCCCACCGCATTCTCCGTGTTGCATTTTGTCAATACCTCGCTCATCCCACTGGCAACTCGCTCGGTTCCCGCCAGCGAATCATACCTCCTGCTCACACGACCCGTCTATCAAGCCCCCGGCCTCGAGCATCTCATGCTCACCATCCCCATCCTGACGCACATTGCCTCTGGAATTGCTCTGCGCAATATCCGCGCCTCACGGCGAGCCCGGCTCTACGGTGCTGAGACTCGCGCGCAGCGGCACCTACTGTCGTTCTGGCCGAGGGTCTCTGTCCAGGCCCGTACCGGATACTTTTTGGCGCCGCTCATCGGGCTTCATGTTCTCGTCAATCGGGCCACCCCATTGATGGTCGAAGGCGGCAGCTCCGGTATTGGACTGGGATATGTCGCCCATGGATTTGCGCGCAGCCCCGTGTTCTGGAATCTGTTTTACCTGTTCTTCGTCACGGCGGGCGTGTGGCATTTTGTCGGTGGTTGGGCGACCTGGATGGGCTGGAAGGTGACTACGGCGCGGAGGGAGCGCGGCAGCAACGAGGGTTCGCTGGAAGGCTATCTCGGCCACTCGGACAACCCGGAGCGTGCCAAGCGGCGGCGCAagatgtggtggatggtcaatggcatcgcGGCCCTCGGTGCCTCCCTCTGGCTAGCCGGCGCGCTGGGGATTGTTGGCCGGGCGGGCGATGGCGCGGGCTGGGAGGCCAAGGGTTGGAACGAGATGTACAGCCAGGTGCCGGTCATTGGCGACTGGCTATGA
- a CDS encoding uncharacterized protein (ID:PFLUO_000860-T1.cds;~source:funannotate): protein MENPTVETPSKMVQHKGTEYRAIKEGLAYILNPPSQEAASKGTKKDLKDDDEVQSVFYNPIQQFNRDLSVLAIRAYGEHLVDLKRQKAEQRQKTRQAGNQTLGKKRKRSEQEEENQTPKPVSEEENKAGEQPAPAQNDPEAQSDPDRTGSFTILDALSATGLRALRYASELPFVTTVVANDLSASAIRSMKTNVEYNGLENRIQPNLGDARAYMYSRNNTNRFDVIDLDPYGTAAPFMDAAVLGVKDGGLLCVTCTDAGVWASTGYSEKAFSLYGGIPLKGAQCHEGGLRLILNSLAMSAAKYGLAIEPLLSLSIDFYARVFVRVYRSPAQVKFLAGNTMVVYNCDAGCGAWSTQSLGATKSKLDRKGNPIYHFGVSQGPVAGPNCEHCGFKTHLGGPMWAGPLHNPHFIQKMLDMLPSADRDLYHTIPRIEGMLTTALEEDLDLSSSTSKPSPEQTPAPSATNAEYPAIIPRMDPATPEPYPFYFSLSSLSKVLHVFTIPINEFKGALRGLGYRSTRSHAKPNSIRTDAPWDVIWEIMREWARQRSPIKETSLRPGTPGAAIMGKSRDNLRKLHDEDQWLSLLKKDLLSAIEAGKDVKDLITHVEATLYRSGSRQAWASAVSKETGPDPKVQPTTEAEVPVATRGTKRPHPSELDVVFDEALGREVSERHTKRRLVRYQINPRENWGPLNRASVTASKSE, encoded by the coding sequence ATGGAGAATCCTACGGTGGAAACACCCAGCAAGATGGTGCAGCACAAAGGCACAGAATACCGTGCCATCAAAGAGGGTCTAGCCTATATCCTGAACCCGCCCTCCCAAGAAGCCGCCTCTAAGGGAACAAAGAAAGACCTTaaggacgatgacgaggtACAGTCGGTTTTCTACAACCCGATCCAGCAATTCAATCGCGATTTGAGTGTTCTGGCCATCCGCGCCTATGGAGAGCACCTGGTGGACCTCAAAAGGCAGAAAGCAGAGCAGAGGCAGAAGACGCGGCAGGCTGGGAATCAGACACTcgggaagaaaaggaagcgAAGtgaacaagaggaagaaaatcagaCACCGAAACCGGtgagcgaggaagagaatAAAGCTGGCGAGCAGCCAGCTCCGGCTCAGAATGACCCCGAGGCCCAGTCCGATCCCGATCGGACCGGGTCGTTTACCATCCTCGATGCCCTGTCTGCAACTGGTCTGCGTGCGCTCCGCTATGCCTCTGAACTGCCATTTGTGACGACAGTCGTGGCCAACGACCTGTCGGCATCTGCGATCCGGTCCATGAAGACAAATGTCGAGTACAATGGGCTTGAAAACCGCATTCAGCCGAATCTCGGTGATGCACGCGCCTACATGTATAGTCGCAACAACACGAACAGATTCGATGTGATCGATCTGGACCCTTATGGTACCGCCGCCCCATTCATGGATGCTGCAGTGCTGGGAGTCAAGGATGGAGGCCTGCTTTGTGTTACCTGCACCGACGCGGGTGTCTGGGCCTCCACGGGGTATTCGGAGAAGGCATTTTCTCTCTATGGTGGCATTCCACTCAAAGGCGCACAGTGTCACGAAGGCGGCCTGCGACTGATCTTGAATAGCCTCGCCATGTCCGCCGCCAAATACGGACTAGCCATTGAGCCTCTGCTCTCGCTATCCATCGACTTCTACGCTCGGGTCTTTGTGCGCGTGTATCGATCTCCAGCGCAGGTCAAATTTCTGGCCGGAAATACCATGGTCGTTTACAACTGTGACGCCGGATGTGGTGCCTGGTCGACGCAGTCCCTGGGTGCAACAAAGAGCAAGCTCGACCGCAAAGGAAATCCGATCTACCACTTTGGGGTGTCCCAAGGACCAGTGGCTGGCCCCAACTGCGAGCATTGCGGCTTCAAGACGCATCTGGGGGGCCCCATGTGGGCAGGTCCGCTGCACAACCCTCACTTCATCCAGAAAATGCTGGACATGCTCCCCAGCGCTGACCGCGACCTCTACCACACCATTCCTCGGATTGAGGGTATGCTGACCACAGCCCTCGAGGAAGATCTAGACTTGAGTTCCTCCACTTCTAAGCCGTCTCCGGAGCAGACGCCGGCTCCTAGCGCCACAAATGCGGAATACCCAGCCATTATTCCCCGTATGGATCCCGCTACCCCGGAGCCGTATCCGTTCTATTTCTCTCTCAGCTCCCTCTCCAAGGTCCTGCACGTATTCACTATCCCAATTAATGAGTTCAAAGGCGCCCTCCGCGGCCTCGGCTACCGCTCCACGCGCAGCCACGCAAAACCAAACTCGATCCGCACCGACGCGCCCTGGGACGTGATTTGGGAGATCATGCGTGAGTGGGCTCGCCAGCGATCGCCCATCAAGGAAACTTCCCTGAGACCCGGAACCCCCGGCGCTGCCATCATGGGCAAGAGTCGTGACAACCTGCGCAAGCTGCATGATGAAGACCAGTGGCTTTctctgctgaagaaggacCTTCTTTCTGCCATTGAGGCAGGAAAAGATGTCAAAGACCTGATCACTCACGTGGAAGCTACTCTGTATCGTTCTGGGTCGCGACAGGCTTGGGCGAGCGCCGTCTCTAAGGAGACAGGTCCCGATCCAAAAGTACAACCGACCACTGAAGCCGAGGTGCCGGTTGCAACCCGCGGAACGAAGCGGCCGCATCCAAGCGAGCTGGACGTCGTCTTCGATGAGGCTCTGGGCCGGGAGGTGTCAGAGAGGCATACCAAGAGACGGCTGGTGCGGTATCAGATTAATCCTCGAGAAAACTGGGGACCGCTGAACCGTGCATCGGTCACGGCGAGTAAATCTGAGTGA